Proteins found in one Miscanthus floridulus cultivar M001 chromosome 4, ASM1932011v1, whole genome shotgun sequence genomic segment:
- the LOC136552912 gene encoding uncharacterized protein — MATARALRLVVTKPPATTRDGLLAAARRRLLSVSTEAEGAGDPAVHSGDAPSDDYMDRPPRFSGAEEATGAGGRVGKHPVGKAAATMGHAEAAAERVPPFAPSGKKPPLAGSEHELADPTAGALFTQKRRVSSSSSRERERDPREAATRPESAARKVREDDREYYRTHKPSPLAEVEFADTRKPITRATDGSATDRYADVPGRMVEDTVDDSLARAEAMFREAAARGNPEWPHSRALAQMLARRELGKDAAGSGKPCWGS; from the coding sequence ATGGCAACGGCACGAGCACTCCGCCTGGTGGTCACGaagccgccggccaccaccaggGACGGCCTCCTggccgccgcgcgccgccgcctcctgtCCGTCTCGACGGAAGCCGAGGGCGCGGGCGACCCCGCCGTGCACTCCGGCGACGCTCCGAGCGACGACTACATGGACCGGCCGCCCAGGTTCTCCGGCGCTGAGGAGGCCACTGGCGCTGGGGGCCGCGTTGGCAAGCACCCGGTGGGAAAAGCGGCAGCGACGATGGGGcacgcggaggcggcggcggagcgcgTCCCGCCGTTCGCGCCATCGGGGAAGAAGCCGCCACTGGCCGGGTCCGAACATGAGCTCGCGGACCCGACGGCAGGTGCGTTGTTCACGCAGAAGCGGCgggtgtcctcctcctcgtcgcgggagcgggagcgggaccCGCGCGAGGCGGCGACGCGCCCCGAGTCCGCGGCGCGCAAGGTGAGGGAGGACGACAGGGAGTACTACCGGACGCACAAGCCGTCGCCGCTGGCGGAGGTGGAGTTCGCTGACACAAGGAAGCCCATCACGCGCGCCACCGACGGCAGCGCCACGGACCGGTACGCGGACGTGCCAGGCCGGATGGTGGAGGACACGGTGGACGACTCGCTGGCGCGCGCCGAGGCCATGTTCAGGGAGGCCGCGGCGCGCGGGAACCCCGAGTGGCCGCACTCCCGCGCGCTCGCCCAGATGCTGGCGCGCCGCGAGCTGGGGAAGGACGCTGCTGGGAGCGGCAAACCCTGCTGGGGCAGCTGA